One Opitutales bacterium genomic window, CCAATCGATAGATCCTTGAGGCCTGTGTGGCGGTAGACAAAGGCCTTAAAAGCCGCCATCAACACAATGAAAGGAGTCGTGTTCTGAGCTCTGGCAAATGCTTCAACGCGCTGGCGCAATGCCTCAGATATGGAAAATTCGGCCTTGGCTCCATGGTGTGTCGGCGCGGCGGGTCGGGGTCGATCGGCAGGGAGTTCACAGAGTTCGATTCCGGCAAGCTTATCGGTCCAATATTTTAAATGATTCGTCTGTGCTTGTTTTGCTTCATCGCTGCGTTGCCAAACACAGTAATCGTCCAGCTGTATCTTGAGGGGGTCCGTTGTCTCAATTGTATAAGCCTTCGATAATTCCTCGGCGATTAAACCTAATGAATGGCCGTCACAAATAATGTGATGCAGGGTGAAGAGGAGCCGTGCATGGCTGTCTTCTAAGTGGATCAGGTGGAGACGAAATAAGGGGCCGTTGGCGAGGTCGAATCGGTGATTCAGCTCGCTGTGAACAAGATGCTTCAGTTCGGACTCGCGATCGTAGCCAAGGATGTGAGACAAATCACTCTGTGTAAATGTAAACGCTCGTGTTGCTTCGCTTGGTGGCAAGACTTCCTGCATGGGTCCGTCAGGCCTATCCACGAAACGTGTGCGCAAACTCTCATGGCGTTCGACGACTCGACTCATTGCGATGGGAAGCTCGGCTGCATTCAGCTTCCCATGAATATCTAGGACGCCCGGCACATTGTAAGCCGGGTTGCCGGGGTCGAGCTGGTCGATAAACCAGAGGCGTTGTTGCGCGAATGAAAGTGGGCACGGTGATGCCACATCTCTTGGCTTGATCGCACCGCTGGATTCCACCGACGAGTCAGCATCAAAACCCTCCTCGGCGAGGAGCATTTCCATCAATGCTTTCCTTTTCGCGTCGAGGTCCATGACTTTAGATTTCGATCTCCTCCATCTCGATATCACTTCCGGTAGCAGCGTTGGATTGAAGCATGATCACGCTCAGGTGCGTGAGTGCTTCTTCGGTAAGGGCATGTAAAGTCGGGCCTTCTAAAATGCGTGCCATGGGTAGACTGATTCCCAGTGTGCGCTCCACTGAGTTCTTAACCTGAACGGCAATCAACGAATCGACTCCAAGTAAGAGCAATGAGGTGTCACCGGGCAGCTCATCTGAAGTTGTTTGAAGAATATCGGCGATGATCTTGGTCAGTTTTGTCAGCAGCCAATGCATACGCTGGTCTACAGACTCGATGGATCGCAGCGTCTCGATGACATCTTCAGATGCATTGCTTACTGGGGTCTCAACTGCAACGGCGGCGACTCGTATGGCTAGCATCGGCATCAGTGCGGCCTGCGGGTCAGCTTCGAAGAGGTGCGCCCAGTCGACATCAATCAAGGCAAGAGCCGGCTCGGAGAACAGCATGGCAGATTCGAGCAGAGCGTAACCGCGGGTTGGATTGAACCGGCGTATGCCAAAATTTTCCAACTGAGTATGCGCGCGCGCGCCTATGGCAGTCGCAGCAAATCCTACATCGGACCATGGGCCCCAGTTTATTGTTTGGATGGTTGCCTCAGTCTCCAAGTGTGCTGCGGCGTCCAGAAATGCATTCGCAGCGGCATAGTTTGCCTGGCCATGTGCAGGCATGATCGAAGAGAAAGCGGAGAAAAGTTGTATGCGCTCTAGGTTAGGAGCGTCGAAAGTCTTGATGAGATTCAGTGTCCCGGCGACCTTGGGGGCCAGGACTTCGTCTAGCTTCTGTACGTCGAGCGATTCGATGGGACAGTCTTTCCATGAGCCCGCTGTATGGAAAATGTGAGAAACAGCAGGAATTTCCACTTTCAATGTCGCGACGGCCGACGGGTCACCGATGTCCAGCGATTTGTAATGAATCGATGGGTGTTCTAAATCATCAAAGCCAGAATCGGATCTAGAGCTTCGACCCACCAGTGTAATACGATGGACTCCCTCTTTTAGAAGTTGTTTAGCCGCGGTGCGCCCGATGCCTCCCAGTCCACCTGTGATCAGAGCGTGCGTGATGGGCTTTGGAGAAACCTGGCTTGGGTGGGTCTCTGTGGCTTCGACTAGGCGCAAGAGGTGGGGGTATCGTTTCGAAACGCGACGCGATCTTCTCCCGATCGACTTCTCAATACAGAAAGGATTTGTTCAGCTTTGGTTTGAACCGATGACTCTCTTTCCAAGTCAATAATCCCGCCCCACAGCTCGGGGTGTTCGATGGGTAGCACCTTTGCAAAGCCGCTGCGCAAGGCTTCAAATGGAAAAACTGTTTCCTCAGCGATTTGTTGAGCTTGTTCTGTAATTGTCCAGATTTTCGGTTCAGAACCGGCGCGTTTGAGATGCTTGATTGTTTCGGAGAGCTTGAGGAGATCTTCTGTAGAGTCCGTATGCTCGCCGAGCCAAAGTAGGGAACTAAAGTTGTCCGCGAGGTCTCGTGTGACTCGGATGCCTAAGTTCTCGAACGCTGATGTGACTTCTCCGTCCCCGCCAACAAGAGCAATGATGTCTGGAGTTGAGCTCGTGTTCTCGTAAAAAGAACTCGGAACGGGCGACCATTTTTGAACGAAAGCGACACCTCCCAAAGAAGCAGCATTTTGCGGCACATCATTGCTCTCCAAGATCCGTTTGTGTTTCCAGTCTTCGATGAGTGTATCGAAGTCACTGCCTGAACGATCAAACGATTGGGTGTGCGCGGCGAACTGGTTTTTTAGAGTCTCCAGCCCGGGTAGCATATCCAGCATCTCGGCGTTGGATGGACCGAAATCCAAGAGTGCGGCTATCTCACTTACGCCTGCATCAATGAGTTTTTCGACCATTGCCTTGGTAGAATCCACTGTTCCGAGCAGCGCGCGGCTTTCGTAGAATCTGTCGAAGACAAATTCGACAAACTCGTCCAGGGCGGCGCCTTGAAGGTTATCAACATCGACATCTCTTCCTCGAGCTGCTGCGAGTCCCTTGAGCAAATGAATGTTCTCCTTTAGGAACTGGGTGAAGGGTGGCTTGACGATACGGCGCACGGATTCATCATCGTCACCGACAAAGGTGTGCAGCATGACAGTGATTCGACCTGTCTCTGGATCGAAGCCGGCATCGCTTCGGGCTTTGCGATAAAGCGCAATTTTCGCCTTGAGCTGATCGACGTCCTGGTCGAGCAGGTGCGTCAGAATGTTGGCGCCTAGGCGACCGGCTGTTTCGAAAGTCTGAGGGTTTGCCGCAGTCGTGATCCAGAGTGGTAGCTCGGGCTGGACGGGAGTTGGGTAAATTCGGACTGCTGTTGATTCGCCTTTGCCATTGGCAACC contains:
- a CDS encoding AMP-binding protein, which produces MDLDAKRKALMEMLLAEEGFDADSSVESSGAIKPRDVASPCPLSFAQQRLWFIDQLDPGNPAYNVPGVLDIHGKLNAAELPIAMSRVVERHESLRTRFVDRPDGPMQEVLPPSEATRAFTFTQSDLSHILGYDRESELKHLVHSELNHRFDLANGPLFRLHLIHLEDSHARLLFTLHHIICDGHSLGLIAEELSKAYTIETTDPLKIQLDDYCVWQRSDEAKQAQTNHLKYWTDKLAGIELCELPADRPRPAAPTHHGAKAEFSISEALRQRVEAFARAQNTTPFIVLMAAFKAFVYRHTGLKDLSIGTPVAGRTRAETESLIGFLTNTLVIRSQLELRMSFWAFLDQLKQTTNEAWEHQDVPFEQVVEALSPERSLDRNPLFEILFVFQPKFEASALGDAYMSLLLPEVSSVKFDYTFNLRETDTSYAGWVEYNADIFDSITIEDGCGRFVRLLEGAIERPDTPIAELPLMDAAEWNHTVHTLNTTHQVFDETRWVHDWFSYQAQRTPAAPAIRFEGSSWTYQKLESAANRLAHYFIAHGAGPDVAIGICMERSPQLIVGMMAILKAGSAYLPLDPAYPQDRL
- a CDS encoding SDR family NAD(P)-dependent oxidoreductase translates to MRLVEATETHPSQVSPKPITHALITGGLGGIGRTAAKQLLKEGVHRITLVGRSSRSDSGFDDLEHPSIHYKSLDIGDPSAVATLKVEIPAVSHIFHTAGSWKDCPIESLDVQKLDEVLAPKVAGTLNLIKTFDAPNLERIQLFSAFSSIMPAHGQANYAAANAFLDAAAHLETEATIQTINWGPWSDVGFAATAIGARAHTQLENFGIRRFNPTRGYALLESAMLFSEPALALIDVDWAHLFEADPQAALMPMLAIRVAAVAVETPVSNASEDVIETLRSIESVDQRMHWLLTKLTKIIADILQTTSDELPGDTSLLLLGVDSLIAVQVKNSVERTLGISLPMARILEGPTLHALTEEALTHLSVIMLQSNAATGSDIEMEEIEI